One Kitasatospora sp. MAP12-44 DNA segment encodes these proteins:
- a CDS encoding D-alanyl-D-alanine carboxypeptidase, with protein MGGERLGLQGVQVTPTGGTPRLPTGLTGMSWLVADAGTGDVLAAYNPHLRLPPASTLKMLFADTVLPKFDRSAVHRVAPSDLAGLGAGSSLVGVKEDLDYKVEDLWRGVFLSSGNDAVHVLANMNGGIEQTVRQMQERAAVLGAADTHVVSPDGYDEDGQLTSAYDLTLFARDGLRNADFRSYCATRDAQFPGAPDKNGQRGTFGIQNTDRLLGKYPGLLGVKNGYTTNAGSTFVGAAERDGRTLLVAVMHPATYMKVYDETAALLDWGFAAEDKVAPVGVLVSPKEAASVPATAAPSSATPSSAPPSAAPSASAAAAAPPAKSKIVGKLPPAGSPRLLGSGYGLGGWPTVAATALACALAAGGWLATRRRRARRPAAFGRGSGSATALGTVGPGPADPPGATAIGRRDHG; from the coding sequence GTGGGCGGGGAGCGGCTGGGCCTGCAGGGCGTCCAGGTCACCCCCACCGGCGGAACGCCGCGGCTGCCCACCGGGCTGACTGGGATGTCCTGGCTGGTCGCCGACGCCGGGACGGGCGACGTGCTGGCCGCCTACAACCCGCACCTGCGCCTGCCGCCCGCCAGCACCCTCAAGATGCTCTTCGCCGACACCGTGCTGCCCAAGTTCGACCGCTCCGCCGTGCACCGGGTGGCGCCGTCCGACCTCGCGGGGCTCGGCGCGGGGAGCAGCCTGGTCGGCGTCAAGGAGGACCTCGACTACAAGGTCGAGGACCTGTGGCGCGGGGTCTTCCTCAGCTCCGGCAACGACGCGGTGCACGTGCTCGCCAATATGAACGGCGGCATCGAGCAGACGGTCCGCCAGATGCAGGAGCGCGCCGCGGTGCTCGGCGCCGCGGACACCCACGTGGTGTCGCCGGACGGCTATGACGAGGACGGGCAGCTGACCTCGGCCTACGACCTGACGCTGTTCGCCCGCGACGGGCTGCGCAACGCCGACTTCCGCTCCTACTGCGCGACCCGGGACGCCCAGTTCCCCGGGGCGCCGGACAAGAACGGGCAGCGCGGCACCTTCGGCATCCAGAACACCGACCGGCTGCTCGGCAAGTACCCCGGGCTGCTCGGGGTCAAGAACGGCTACACCACCAACGCGGGCAGCACCTTCGTCGGAGCCGCCGAGCGCGACGGGCGGACGCTGCTGGTCGCGGTGATGCACCCGGCCACCTATATGAAGGTCTACGACGAGACGGCGGCGCTGCTGGACTGGGGCTTCGCGGCCGAGGACAAGGTCGCGCCGGTCGGGGTGCTGGTCTCGCCGAAGGAGGCGGCCAGCGTGCCCGCGACGGCAGCGCCGTCGTCGGCCACACCGTCGTCGGCCCCGCCCTCAGCGGCGCCGTCAGCCTCAGCCGCAGCGGCCGCGCCGCCGGCCAAGTCGAAGATCGTCGGCAAGCTCCCGCCGGCCGGGTCCCCGCGCCTGCTGGGGTCCGGGTACGGTCTCGGCGGCTGGCCGACCGTCGCGGCCACCGCGCTGGCCTGCGCGCTGGCCGCGGGCGGCTGGCTGGCGACCCGCCGGCGGCGCGCCCGCAGGCCCGCTGCCTTCGGCCGGGGCAGCGGCAGCGCGACCGCCCTCGGGACGGTCGGTCCGGGCCCGGCGGACCCGCCCGGCGCGACGGCGATCGGGCGACGCGATCATGGTTGA